A section of the Schistosoma haematobium chromosome ZW, whole genome shotgun sequence genome encodes:
- the GGPS1_1 gene encoding Geranylgeranyl pyrophosphate synthase (EggNog:ENOG410VCHX~COG:H) — translation MEPYSYICSTNGKGIRSALVAAFNYWLKVPESVLSVISSVIQMLHNASLIIDDIEDGSHLRRGKPAAHCIFGVAPSINSANYAYFLALEKLSLLERPESSKCLYCIVDKVWIYFGAPLLSVHQNQNTRLWYYVYHRKKTFAEDLTEGKFSYPIVRAINDYPDDNQVMNILSQHTSNSSLKLYCVKHLLELGALEQTVLKLAKLEERCSQLIVKYGNNPLLSEVIQKLTDLHRTPDGHLRFITPRDLNYDSFDHNEISIASGHINPIPK, via the exons ATGGAACCATATAGTTACATATGTAGTACAAATGGGAAAGGAATTCGCAGTGCATTGGTGGCAGCCTTTAATTACTGGCTAAAAGTTCCTGAAAGTGTTTTGAGTGTCATATCAAGTGTAATCCAAATGCTGCACAACGCCAGTTTGAT TATTGATGACATCGAAGACGGTTCTCACTTACGGCGTGGTAAACCAGCTGCTCATTGTATTTTTGGAGTCGCACCGTCTATCAATTCCGCAAACTATGCTTATTTTCTTGCCCTAGAAAAATTATCTCTACTAGAACGTCCTGAATCG AGCAAATGCTTGTATTGCATCGTGGACAAGGTATGGATATATTTTGGCGCTCCTCTTTTAAGTGTCCATCAGAATCAGAATACGAGGCTATGGTATTATGTA TAtcatagaaaaaaaacattcgCAGAAGATTTAACTGAAGGAAAATTCAGTTATCCTATTGTTCGTGCCATTAACGATTATCCTGATGACAACCAAGTGATGAATATTCTCTCACAACATACCTCAAATTCATCATTAAAACTTTATTGTGTTAAACATTTGTTAGAGTTGGGTGCATTAGAACAAACTGTATTGAAGTTAGCtaagttggaagaaag ATGCAGTCAGTTAATTGTGAAGTATGGCAATAATCCCTTGCTTTCTGAGGTAATCCAAAAACTAACTGACCTACATCGTACACCTGATGGTCATTTACGGTTTATTACACCAAGGGATCTTAACTATGACTCATTCGATCACAATGAGATATCTATTGCTAGCGGTCATATTAATCCTATTCCTAAATGA
- the GGPS1_1 gene encoding Geranylgeranyl pyrophosphate synthase, variant 2 (EggNog:ENOG410VCHX~COG:H~BUSCO:EOG091G0AO6) — MQNEVALNLTRLLKNYICSTNGKGIRSALVAAFNYWLKVPESVLSVISSVIQMLHNASLIIDDIEDGSHLRRGKPAAHCIFGVAPSINSANYAYFLALEKLSLLERPESVKIFTEQMLVLHRGQGMDIFWRSSFKCPSESEYEAMVLCKTGGLFSLGVRLMQLFSENQTDYKPLLDVIGLFYQIRDDYANLVDLSYHRKKTFAEDLTEGKFSYPIVRAINDYPDDNQVMNILSQHTSNSSLKLYCVKHLLELGALEQTVLKLAKLEERCSQLIVKYGNNPLLSEVIQKLTDLHRTPDGHLRFITPRDLNYDSFDHNEISIASGHINPIPK, encoded by the exons ATGCAAAACGAAGTGGCCTTGAATTTGACAAGACTGCTGAAAAA TTACATATGTAGTACAAATGGGAAAGGAATTCGCAGTGCATTGGTGGCAGCCTTTAATTACTGGCTAAAAGTTCCTGAAAGTGTTTTGAGTGTCATATCAAGTGTAATCCAAATGCTGCACAACGCCAGTTTGAT TATTGATGACATCGAAGACGGTTCTCACTTACGGCGTGGTAAACCAGCTGCTCATTGTATTTTTGGAGTCGCACCGTCTATCAATTCCGCAAACTATGCTTATTTTCTTGCCCTAGAAAAATTATCTCTACTAGAACGTCCTGAATCGGTAAAAATATTTACAG AGCAAATGCTTGTATTGCATCGTGGACAAGGTATGGATATATTTTGGCGCTCCTCTTTTAAGTGTCCATCAGAATCAGAATACGAGGCTATGGTATTATGTA AAACTGGTGGTCTGTTCAGTCTAGGTGTTCGTCTAATGCAATTGTTCTCTGAAAATCAAAC AGATTATAAACCTCTTTTGGATGTGATTGGTCTGTTTTACCAAATTCGTGACGATTATGCAAATTTAGTTGATTTAAGT TAtcatagaaaaaaaacattcgCAGAAGATTTAACTGAAGGAAAATTCAGTTATCCTATTGTTCGTGCCATTAACGATTATCCTGATGACAACCAAGTGATGAATATTCTCTCACAACATACCTCAAATTCATCATTAAAACTTTATTGTGTTAAACATTTGTTAGAGTTGGGTGCATTAGAACAAACTGTATTGAAGTTAGCtaagttggaagaaag ATGCAGTCAGTTAATTGTGAAGTATGGCAATAATCCCTTGCTTTCTGAGGTAATCCAAAAACTAACTGACCTACATCGTACACCTGATGGTCATTTACGGTTTATTACACCAAGGGATCTTAACTATGACTCATTCGATCACAATGAGATATCTATTGCTAGCGGTCATATTAATCCTATTCCTAAATGA
- the ERCC1 gene encoding Excision repair cross-complementation group 1 (EggNog:ENOG410V7GP~COG:L~BUSCO:EOG091G0IRO) — MNETNSEDEDGRLDTNLSDTFDDKHDNFRLFKAYKEGQLDLNILSTQEAISAATAATVDNATMSSTLTSKNGQKDETSSNQGMPKSWCAPQSSSSETNQSVSPNKQFTLGSLLKPNLISDIAKPVCESQLPSLSRVLVSSANLAEENKSLRYHNLNPEYIFERLRQTKQHYQLSVLLVQVDVVSLLSLLQLKKTVFFKPDPYYPLKELCKICWTERLTLMLAWNMEEAARYLEAYKALENKPPDNLMVEPAAQTDHIAQVTDFLTSVRRITKADAVSALRKFDTVADIIRADQSTLEKCPGFGQLKVC, encoded by the exons ATGAATGAAacaaattcagaggacgaagaTGGGAGATTGGATACAAATCTATCGGACACTTTCGATGACAAACAT GATAATTTTAGATTATTTAAAGCGTATAAAGAAGGTCAGTTGGATTTGAACATTTTAAGTACACAGGAAGCAATTTCAGCTGCGACCGCCGCAACAGTTGATAATGCTACAATGTCATCAACATTAACATCAAAAAACGGTCAAAAAGATGAGACTTCTTCAAATCAAGGTATGCCGAAATCTTGGTGTGCGCCTCAGTCATCATCTAGTGAAACAAACCAATCAGTATCTCCTAACAAACAGTTTACTTTGGGTTCACTTTTGAAACCTAACTTGATAAGTGATATTGCTAAACCTGTTTGTGAATCTCAGCTGCCATCTCTATCACGCGTTCTTGTCTCATCTGCTAACTTAGCGGAAGAAAACAAGAG CTTACGTTATCATAATTTAAATCCTGAATATATATTTGAACGTTTACGTCAAACAAAACAACATTATCAATTATCTGTACTTCTTGTTCAAGTGGATGTAGTAAGTTTATTAAGTTTACTACAATTAAAGAAAACAGTTTTTTTCAAG CCAGATCCATACTATCCTTTAAAAGAGTTGTGTAAAATTTGTTGGACTGAAAGATTAACCTTGATGTTGGCTTGGAA TATGGAAGAAGCAGCAAGATATTTAGAAGCTTATAAAGCCTTGGAAAACAAACCTCCAGATAACTTAATGGTAGAGCCAGCCGCACAAACAGATCATATCGCACAAGTTACAGATTTCTTAACTTCGGTTCGACGTATCACAAAAGCTGATGCTGTTTCAGCGTTGAGAAAATTCGAT